Proteins encoded by one window of Lactobacillus paragasseri:
- a CDS encoding NAD-dependent protein deacylase produces MDLDNQIAALQADLNNAHHVTYLTGAGVSTPSHIPDYRSKNGIYNGISESPEQILSEDTLFHEPAKFHHFVMENMYFPNAQPNIIHQKIAASCNKNGTLITQNVDGLDKKAGNKHVIEFHGNLYNIFCTKCHEKISYEEYKESYLHAKDHGIIRPGIVLYGEPINEMVLTESIKAIQNSDLVIIAGTSFVVYPFAQLLAYRQAAAKVWVINNTPVPAPKEVLTIIENAEKVFDKLYI; encoded by the coding sequence ATGGATTTAGACAATCAAATTGCTGCTCTGCAAGCAGATCTCAACAATGCTCACCATGTCACGTACTTAACTGGTGCCGGAGTTTCTACGCCCTCTCATATTCCTGACTACAGATCAAAAAATGGCATTTATAATGGCATATCTGAAAGCCCGGAACAAATTTTAAGCGAGGACACCCTCTTTCACGAACCAGCTAAGTTCCATCACTTTGTAATGGAGAATATGTATTTTCCTAATGCTCAGCCAAATATTATTCACCAAAAAATTGCAGCTAGCTGTAATAAAAATGGCACTTTAATTACCCAAAATGTTGATGGCTTGGACAAAAAAGCCGGCAATAAACATGTCATTGAATTTCATGGCAATCTTTATAATATTTTTTGTACTAAGTGTCATGAAAAAATTTCATACGAAGAATATAAAGAATCATATCTACACGCAAAAGACCACGGAATAATTCGTCCTGGCATTGTTTTATACGGCGAACCAATTAATGAAATGGTTTTAACTGAATCAATCAAAGCAATTCAAAATAGTGACTTAGTTATTATTGCTGGAACTAGTTTTGTTGTCTATCCTTTCGCTCAACTTCTTGCCTATCGACAAGCTGCTGCTAAAGTATGGGTTATCAATAATACTCCTGTACCAGCTCCTAAAGAAGTTTTAACAATTATTGAAAATGCTGAAAAAGTATTTGACAAATTATATATATAA
- a CDS encoding DUF1002 domain-containing protein, translated as MKKILTALVAILTSGILGLTAISNTKTVKANENDTPVVTLGTSLTSSQKQGTINTLTQSLNGSNYTTITITGADLVKYLNPSGYDFTNNSGVWSSAMIQKTSSGSGINVHILPYNGHNNITTITANQYKNAALTAGISDADIYVTSATPIDGSGALAGVYAAYAKNGNSLNQNQINAAQTEMNTLSKITSQNKGKDGYSDAQLNNAIAGAKKEMAKQGQNISDSQIRDIVNNQININHLGDTITNNQKEQIINVLIKIKNSGALKDKNFQQQAGQLADQIQSGAKNIFSKFNTPETRNWFQKLIDSIVSWFRSIFGGVIILN; from the coding sequence ATGAAAAAAATACTAACCGCGCTTGTAGCTATCTTAACAAGCGGAATTTTAGGGTTAACTGCTATTAGTAATACTAAAACAGTTAAGGCAAATGAAAATGACACTCCTGTTGTAACCTTAGGTACATCCCTTACCTCTTCTCAAAAGCAGGGAACAATTAACACTCTGACGCAGTCCTTAAATGGTAGTAATTATACCACCATCACTATTACTGGCGCAGATCTTGTAAAATATCTTAATCCTTCAGGCTATGACTTCACTAATAATTCGGGCGTTTGGTCTAGTGCCATGATCCAAAAAACTAGCTCTGGTAGCGGGATTAATGTTCATATTTTACCTTATAATGGCCATAATAACATTACAACTATTACTGCTAACCAATACAAAAATGCTGCTTTAACTGCTGGTATTTCTGACGCGGACATTTACGTCACTTCTGCTACACCAATTGACGGATCAGGTGCCCTAGCCGGCGTTTATGCCGCATATGCTAAAAATGGCAATTCTTTAAATCAAAATCAAATTAATGCAGCACAAACTGAAATGAATACCTTAAGTAAGATTACTAGCCAAAACAAGGGAAAAGATGGCTATTCTGACGCCCAATTAAACAATGCCATAGCTGGTGCAAAAAAAGAAATGGCTAAACAGGGACAAAATATTTCTGATAGCCAAATCAGGGATATTGTTAATAACCAAATTAACATTAACCACCTTGGTGACACTATTACAAATAATCAAAAAGAACAAATTATTAATGTCTTAATTAAGATTAAAAATTCTGGTGCATTAAAAGACAAAAACTTCCAACAACAAGCTGGTCAACTAGCAGACCAAATTCAATCTGGTGCTAAGAACATCTTTTCAAAATTTAATACTCCTGAAACTCGTAACTGGTTTCAAAAATTAATTGATTCAATCGTTAGCTGGTTTAGAAGTATCTTTGGCGGTGTCATTATCTTAAACTAA
- a CDS encoding methylated-DNA--[protein]-cysteine S-methyltransferase: protein MPLAQAKVFYYDFVEIKPWTYELVISNLGLAFVGSKNSNIESSILGFYPNHILVQDSKKLAPYVQQLKEYFAGTRRSFTVPIDYSSFGTPFQNQVVKMIENIPYGTTISYNDLASAINGSTSVRTVAHAVALNPSLIFIPSHRVILASDKVGSYRMGEKEKQRLIKLEEGYLNAID from the coding sequence ATGCCACTTGCCCAAGCAAAAGTTTTTTATTACGATTTTGTTGAAATTAAGCCATGGACCTATGAATTAGTCATCAGTAACTTGGGATTAGCATTCGTTGGTTCCAAGAATAGTAATATTGAATCTTCTATTTTAGGATTTTATCCTAACCACATTCTTGTTCAAGATTCAAAAAAATTGGCTCCTTATGTTCAACAATTAAAAGAATATTTTGCAGGCACGCGTCGCTCTTTTACCGTTCCTATCGACTATTCAAGCTTTGGTACTCCATTTCAAAATCAAGTTGTTAAAATGATTGAAAATATTCCTTACGGAACAACCATCTCATACAATGATTTAGCCTCTGCTATTAATGGCTCAACTTCTGTTCGAACAGTTGCACATGCGGTAGCCCTAAATCCATCCCTAATTTTTATTCCAAGTCATCGCGTAATTTTAGCGTCAGACAAGGTGGGAAGTTATAGAATGGGAGAAAAGGAAAAGCAACGCTTAATAAAACTTGAAGAAGGCTATTTGAATGCAATTGATTAA
- a CDS encoding alpha/beta fold hydrolase produces the protein MKVKVNGVEIYYQKLGKGHPLILLHGHHQDGGIFDKLVAPLSLYYTVVVPDMRGHGLSEGEASEHYQTEVEDLRAFISALKLEKPYILGFGSGGLVALSLAAQAPELVSKIIVAGTYVNGNGVNAKHIAANTIRGFFKGDRDSRVALRESHIPVETLKRIKTPTLCVVGEKDWVKVEHVRWYSQLLPNCRLVLMPRQTHYSYVVHSLKLLDLIKDFCKES, from the coding sequence ATGAAAGTAAAAGTTAATGGAGTTGAAATTTACTATCAGAAATTAGGTAAAGGGCATCCTTTAATTTTGTTACATGGGCACCACCAAGATGGTGGAATCTTCGATAAATTAGTTGCGCCGCTTTCTTTATATTACACAGTTGTGGTTCCTGATATGCGAGGCCACGGTTTAAGTGAAGGAGAAGCAAGCGAGCATTATCAAACTGAAGTTGAAGATTTACGGGCTTTTATTAGCGCGCTTAAACTTGAAAAGCCTTATATCTTAGGCTTTGGGTCTGGAGGTTTAGTTGCTCTTTCTTTGGCCGCCCAAGCACCAGAACTGGTTTCTAAAATAATTGTTGCTGGAACTTACGTTAATGGAAATGGCGTGAATGCAAAGCACATTGCGGCTAATACTATTCGAGGCTTTTTTAAGGGAGATCGTGACAGCAGAGTGGCTTTAAGAGAGAGTCATATTCCGGTTGAAACGTTAAAACGGATTAAGACGCCTACTTTATGCGTAGTAGGTGAAAAGGATTGGGTTAAGGTTGAACATGTTCGCTGGTATAGTCAATTGCTTCCTAATTGTCGTTTAGTTTTAATGCCTCGTCAGACGCATTATAGTTATGTTGTTCATAGTTTAAAGTTACTAGATTTAATTAAAGATTTTTGTAAAGAGAGCTAA
- a CDS encoding ribose-phosphate diphosphokinase, protein MNKEELHEMLHPMKLIGLGGNQALAERIAAALDKPLLETAVQHFSDGEIQVNITESVRGCDVYVIQSIQDPVNENFMELMIVLDALHRASAHSVNVVIPYMAYSRQDTKNRSREPITAKLLANLLQLTDIDDLIAVDLHASQIQGFYNIPVDHLHAMPILAQYFLDNGIASKDDDDVVVVSPDHSGAKLARTFGSYFDAPIAIVDQRGARYDAEAHDMIGDVKDKTVIIVDDLIDTGSRIASSTKSVLAAGAKKVYVAATHALLSQNATEVLNGLPVEQIVVTDTIKHKKYPDRMVRLSVARLLAKGIDYIYNDKSIHRIFDEQNRIQG, encoded by the coding sequence ATGAATAAAGAAGAATTGCACGAAATGTTGCACCCAATGAAATTAATCGGTCTTGGTGGAAACCAAGCTTTAGCAGAGAGAATTGCGGCAGCTTTGGATAAACCATTGTTAGAGACTGCTGTTCAACACTTTAGTGATGGAGAAATTCAAGTTAACATTACGGAAAGTGTTAGAGGCTGTGATGTCTACGTAATTCAATCTATTCAAGATCCAGTAAATGAAAACTTTATGGAATTGATGATTGTATTGGATGCTTTACACCGTGCATCTGCTCACTCTGTTAACGTAGTAATTCCTTATATGGCATATTCACGTCAAGATACTAAGAATCGTTCACGTGAACCAATCACTGCTAAATTATTAGCTAACTTGCTTCAATTGACTGATATTGATGACTTGATTGCTGTTGACTTACATGCATCACAAATTCAAGGCTTCTACAATATTCCTGTTGATCACTTGCACGCTATGCCAATCTTAGCTCAATACTTCTTAGATAACGGTATTGCAAGTAAGGATGATGATGATGTAGTAGTTGTTTCTCCAGATCACTCTGGTGCAAAACTTGCACGTACTTTTGGTTCTTACTTTGATGCACCTATTGCTATTGTTGATCAACGTGGTGCGCGTTATGACGCAGAAGCTCATGATATGATCGGTGACGTTAAGGATAAGACTGTTATTATCGTTGATGACTTAATTGATACTGGTTCTAGAATTGCTTCTTCAACTAAGTCAGTTTTAGCTGCTGGAGCTAAGAAAGTTTATGTTGCAGCAACTCATGCTCTGCTTTCACAAAATGCAACTGAGGTTTTAAATGGATTACCCGTTGAACAAATCGTTGTAACTGATACTATCAAGCACAAGAAGTATCCAGATAGAATGGTTCGTTTATCTGTTGCACGTTTGCTTGCTAAGGGTATTGATTACATTTACAACGATAAGTCAATTCACCGAATCTTTGATGAACAAAATAGAATTCAAGGATGA
- the cls gene encoding cardiolipin synthase — MIFSNEFWTLLWAVNTLLAFYVVFHRKRSVATSWAWLIILLIFPVLGFILYGFIGRGLSQENLFAINNQKHIGLNKVNKMIPRIPKDTGPTDTSKEAKILIDYFNFKYDSPLSKNNKISFYTDGEEKFKALFNDINQAKETINVEYYSFMNDDLGNKFLNLLIKKAREGVKIRLIYDPWGSPGASKAWFKPLTDLGGEVAAFITSQNMIKKYRMNYHLHRKIVVVDGRISWTGGFNVGDQYVSKSKKFGYWRDTHLRIVGSASLLLQERFVMDWNASVTNKNETISFNEKLFPKIEENKLTEDDVATQIVSDGPDTSTPYLRNGMIRMMMMARKTLWIQTPYLVPDDPMIATWVIAARSGVDVRIMIPSMPDHPFIYRATQWYANYLLHEGIKIYVYNNGFIHAKTVMVDERFSAVGSMNQDFRSYSLNFETDAVFYDKNITRELNQIFEKDLTNCTELTLDITNNWSRYLRFKQAFSRLLSPIL; from the coding sequence ATTATTTTTTCAAATGAATTTTGGACACTTCTTTGGGCAGTTAATACACTTTTAGCCTTTTACGTAGTGTTCCATAGAAAAAGATCGGTCGCTACCTCTTGGGCCTGGCTAATTATTTTACTTATTTTTCCTGTACTCGGCTTTATTCTTTACGGTTTTATTGGGCGTGGATTATCGCAAGAAAACCTTTTTGCAATTAATAATCAAAAACACATCGGCTTAAATAAAGTAAATAAGATGATTCCGCGTATCCCTAAGGATACTGGACCAACAGATACTTCTAAAGAAGCAAAAATTTTAATTGACTATTTCAACTTTAAATATGACTCCCCGCTTTCTAAAAACAATAAAATTAGTTTTTATACTGACGGAGAAGAAAAATTCAAAGCTCTTTTTAATGATATCAATCAGGCTAAAGAAACAATCAATGTTGAATATTATTCCTTCATGAATGATGATTTAGGAAACAAGTTTCTTAATTTATTAATCAAAAAAGCTCGTGAAGGCGTGAAAATAAGATTGATTTATGATCCGTGGGGATCGCCAGGTGCTTCAAAAGCTTGGTTTAAGCCTTTAACTGATCTAGGGGGAGAAGTGGCAGCTTTTATCACGTCTCAGAATATGATCAAAAAATATCGGATGAATTATCACCTTCACCGTAAGATTGTTGTTGTTGATGGCCGAATATCTTGGACGGGTGGTTTCAACGTTGGCGACCAATATGTAAGTAAAAGCAAAAAGTTCGGTTACTGGCGCGACACACATCTTAGAATTGTAGGATCAGCCTCACTACTGCTCCAAGAACGTTTTGTAATGGACTGGAATGCTTCAGTTACTAATAAGAATGAGACAATTTCATTCAATGAAAAACTTTTTCCCAAGATTGAAGAAAATAAGCTAACTGAAGATGATGTTGCAACGCAAATCGTGTCAGATGGACCTGATACCTCTACCCCTTACTTACGTAATGGGATGATTAGAATGATGATGATGGCAAGAAAAACGCTCTGGATTCAAACGCCTTACCTAGTTCCAGACGATCCAATGATCGCGACCTGGGTTATTGCTGCCCGTTCAGGAGTTGACGTCAGAATCATGATTCCTTCAATGCCCGATCACCCCTTCATTTACCGCGCTACTCAGTGGTATGCAAACTACTTATTACATGAGGGAATAAAAATTTATGTCTATAACAATGGCTTTATTCATGCTAAGACTGTCATGGTTGATGAACGATTTTCAGCAGTTGGTTCTATGAATCAAGACTTTCGCTCATATAGTCTGAATTTTGAAACCGATGCCGTTTTCTACGATAAAAATATTACCCGGGAATTAAATCAGATTTTTGAAAAGGATCTTACTAACTGTACTGAATTAACTTTAGACATCACCAATAATTGGTCTCGTTATCTTCGCTTTAAACAGGCCTTTTCTAGATTACTTTCTCCAATTTTATAA
- a CDS encoding DUF488 domain-containing protein, with amino-acid sequence MNEIKVVRIYDHEQPAGYRILVDRLWPRGMSKVKAHLDEWDKEIGPTNELRKWFNHEDDKFPEFKTKYIAQLKANPVTPNFIKNVKEKLAQEDVIFLYGAKNKKHNQAVVLKDFIDSQLG; translated from the coding sequence GTGAATGAGATAAAAGTTGTTAGAATTTATGATCATGAGCAACCCGCAGGTTATAGAATCTTAGTAGATCGTTTGTGGCCAAGGGGAATGAGCAAGGTAAAGGCTCATTTAGATGAATGGGATAAGGAAATTGGACCAACTAATGAGTTAAGAAAATGGTTTAATCATGAAGACGATAAGTTTCCTGAATTCAAGACTAAGTATATAGCGCAACTGAAAGCTAATCCAGTAACCCCGAATTTTATTAAGAATGTGAAAGAAAAGTTAGCTCAAGAAGATGTTATTTTCTTATATGGTGCTAAAAATAAAAAGCACAACCAGGCCGTTGTGCTTAAAGATTTTATTGATAGTCAATTAGGTTAA
- a CDS encoding viroplasmin family protein: protein MKYYAVKKGRTPGVYRTWEDAKKQVDGFSGAEYKSFEKITDATEYLDWNKETQPDIVKEDSLSNAIKKIQAANITHQSKKQKVKKTSSNNSADYFATIYTDGGSRNTGVHKGGHVNKTDRAAWAYLIEWQDGRTYGSGGEFGATNNKMELLGLINALEKLLELKFNDKHLLFVLDSQYVLNGINKHWIEGWKKRGWKRSNGPLINATEWKRLDSLLGHFPDSTFSWTKGHADNEGNVFVDHELNRYMDKMK, encoded by the coding sequence ATGAAATACTATGCAGTAAAAAAAGGTCGTACACCGGGTGTTTACCGAACATGGGAAGATGCTAAAAAACAAGTTGATGGCTTTTCCGGTGCGGAGTATAAGTCTTTTGAAAAGATAACTGATGCGACTGAGTATTTAGACTGGAATAAAGAAACACAACCAGATATTGTTAAAGAAGATTCTTTAAGCAATGCGATTAAGAAAATCCAAGCTGCTAACATCACACACCAGTCTAAGAAGCAAAAAGTAAAAAAGACTAGTTCTAATAATTCAGCAGACTATTTTGCAACAATTTATACAGATGGTGGATCACGAAATACTGGGGTACATAAAGGTGGGCACGTTAATAAGACTGATAGAGCAGCTTGGGCTTATTTAATTGAATGGCAAGATGGCCGTACTTATGGATCTGGCGGAGAATTCGGCGCTACGAATAATAAGATGGAATTATTGGGTCTAATTAATGCTTTAGAAAAATTGCTTGAGTTGAAATTTAATGACAAACATCTTTTATTTGTTTTAGATTCACAATATGTTTTAAATGGAATTAATAAACACTGGATTGAGGGATGGAAGAAACGTGGCTGGAAGCGATCAAATGGCCCTTTAATTAATGCTACCGAATGGAAAAGGCTAGATAGTTTACTAGGTCATTTTCCGGATAGTACTTTTAGCTGGACCAAGGGACACGCTGATAATGAAGGCAACGTTTTTGTGGACCATGAATTAAATCGTTATATGGATAAAATGAAGTAA
- a CDS encoding zinc metallopeptidase has protein sequence MYYMPFFYDPYFWMIILGVAISGWASMNVNSTFNRYDQVQNQGNYTGKVAARYILDQAGLYEVEIREVAGNLTDNYNPTNKVLSLSQSVYNSSSIAAVGVAAHEVGHALQDASNYAPMRMRSALVPIVSLGSNLSMPLILLGLVLGMNQTLIRIGIWCFALVLLFQVVTLPVEFNASHRALRMLNNGAILSPQEMPMARKVLFAAALTYVAAVLTSMLQLFRLLFIFGGHNNDNN, from the coding sequence ATGTACTATATGCCATTTTTCTATGACCCATATTTTTGGATGATTATTTTAGGCGTAGCAATTTCCGGCTGGGCCTCAATGAATGTTAATTCGACTTTTAACCGTTACGATCAGGTTCAAAATCAAGGTAATTACACTGGTAAAGTAGCAGCTCGTTATATTCTAGACCAAGCTGGTTTATATGAAGTAGAAATTCGTGAGGTTGCTGGAAACTTAACCGATAATTACAATCCTACTAATAAAGTTCTCAGCCTTTCGCAGTCTGTTTATAACTCTTCTTCTATTGCCGCAGTTGGAGTAGCAGCACATGAAGTCGGACATGCTTTACAAGATGCTAGCAACTATGCACCAATGCGTATGCGTTCTGCCTTAGTGCCAATTGTTTCTCTTGGTTCTAACTTATCAATGCCATTAATTCTTCTGGGACTAGTCTTAGGAATGAATCAAACTTTGATTAGAATTGGCATTTGGTGTTTTGCACTAGTTCTTCTTTTTCAGGTAGTAACTTTACCAGTCGAATTTAATGCTTCACACCGTGCACTAAGAATGCTAAATAATGGCGCTATTTTATCTCCACAAGAGATGCCGATGGCACGTAAAGTATTATTTGCGGCAGCTTTAACTTATGTCGCAGCAGTTTTAACAAGCATGCTACAATTATTTAGACTTCTTTTTATTTTTGGAGGACATAACAACGATAACAACTGA
- a CDS encoding glycosyltransferase family 2 protein, whose amino-acid sequence MLRQPMLTVIMPVYNMEKYLGRALEALAKQKDKNFKLLIVNDGSKDKTREVAEKYRDRFLYFDIINKKNGGLSDARNVGMAHVTTPYFTFHDGDDWVDPGYTAYFVRAFDEHPDVDIVSCGFWIDSEKRHESHPVGSKQSGGLIDKREAYLKMTNVFGSPVKGYTWNKGYKISVIKKYHLRFVEDLAFMEDQIFNVKYVSLTNGFYYSSTPYYHYWQRADSMVHDLNPKKIPDNFRANYRVWHQIIKSLMAEREAQKENKKIAKKASLSDLDHQDL is encoded by the coding sequence GTGTTACGCCAGCCAATGTTAACGGTAATTATGCCTGTCTACAATATGGAAAAATATTTGGGCCGGGCATTAGAAGCTTTAGCAAAACAAAAAGATAAAAATTTTAAATTATTAATTGTTAATGACGGATCAAAAGATAAAACTCGCGAAGTAGCTGAGAAGTATCGTGATCGGTTTCTTTATTTTGACATTATTAATAAAAAGAATGGTGGCCTTTCTGATGCTAGAAACGTTGGAATGGCTCATGTAACTACCCCATATTTTACTTTTCATGATGGGGATGACTGGGTTGATCCTGGCTATACTGCTTATTTTGTAAGAGCATTTGATGAGCATCCAGATGTAGATATTGTTTCTTGTGGTTTTTGGATTGATTCAGAAAAAAGACATGAAAGTCATCCAGTAGGAAGTAAGCAAAGCGGGGGCTTGATCGACAAGAGAGAAGCTTATTTGAAGATGACTAATGTCTTTGGGTCACCTGTAAAAGGATATACCTGGAATAAGGGATATAAAATTAGTGTCATTAAGAAGTATCATTTGCGTTTTGTTGAAGATTTAGCCTTTATGGAAGATCAAATCTTCAACGTTAAGTACGTATCATTGACTAATGGTTTTTACTATAGTTCAACACCTTACTATCATTATTGGCAACGTGCGGATAGTATGGTGCATGATCTTAATCCCAAGAAAATACCAGATAATTTCCGAGCTAATTATCGTGTATGGCACCAAATTATTAAAAGCTTGATGGCAGAGCGTGAAGCTCAAAAAGAGAATAAAAAGATTGCAAAAAAAGCATCTTTAAGTGATTTGGATCATCAAGATTTATAA
- a CDS encoding alpha/beta hydrolase, whose product MFFIQKRYSEEVEKNNKHKNKEPSIARMTFLGLMATFTPTRWLLRMHKRKVEDSSTTEAATSTITQTPIFYVHGFRGGDYTTNKMVHAACKAKGTDKFLKVTIDPFGNFILEGTWTADPQPIVQLVFKDRIAGVYASSYYLRTALSYLSKRYHFKKYSAVAHSLGAPSVVKVEMKTSLRKNFPHLDHCALIAGPFDGVMYLGDLPNVNRLNEKGRPILMSISYLGMLFNQRRFNPNISVLNIYGNILDETNTDRFISVVSAKSIRYILAPGAHTFQEVEVRGDAAEHSVLHDNPFVINIINKFLKLTD is encoded by the coding sequence ATGTTTTTTATTCAAAAAAGATATAGCGAAGAAGTTGAAAAGAATAATAAACATAAAAATAAAGAACCTAGTATTGCAAGAATGACTTTTTTAGGTTTAATGGCTACTTTTACTCCTACTCGCTGGCTGCTCAGAATGCACAAACGCAAAGTTGAAGATAGTTCAACAACAGAAGCAGCAACTTCTACAATTACGCAAACGCCAATTTTTTACGTACATGGTTTTCGCGGAGGCGATTATACAACTAACAAAATGGTTCATGCTGCTTGCAAGGCAAAAGGCACAGATAAATTTCTTAAAGTTACAATTGATCCCTTTGGTAATTTTATTTTGGAAGGAACTTGGACAGCTGATCCACAACCCATCGTTCAATTAGTTTTTAAAGACCGAATTGCTGGCGTTTATGCAAGTTCCTATTACTTGCGCACTGCCTTGTCTTACTTAAGTAAGAGATACCATTTCAAAAAATATAGTGCGGTCGCCCATTCTCTAGGCGCCCCTTCAGTAGTAAAGGTTGAAATGAAAACAAGCTTAAGAAAGAACTTTCCCCACCTAGATCATTGTGCTTTAATTGCTGGTCCTTTTGATGGAGTAATGTATTTAGGTGATTTACCCAATGTTAATCGTCTTAATGAAAAAGGACGTCCTATTTTGATGAGTATTTCCTACTTAGGAATGCTATTCAATCAGCGTCGCTTTAATCCTAATATTTCTGTTTTAAATATTTATGGAAATATCTTAGATGAAACTAATACAGATAGGTTTATTTCTGTTGTTTCTGCTAAATCAATTCGCTATATCCTCGCTCCTGGTGCCCACACCTTCCAAGAAGTCGAAGTTCGCGGGGACGCAGCTGAGCATAGTGTTCTACATGATAATCCTTTTGTAATTAATATTATCAATAAGTTTTTGAAGTTAACTGATTAA
- a CDS encoding TerC family protein, giving the protein MQLIKLYQPFFDANNWAHVLTSGQDWMMILTLILMECLLSVDNAVVLAAQTQVLPTKDEQRKSLVYGLWGAYLFRFIVIGIGTYLINFWEIKLLGGLYLLYLVYKYFYDVRHPAQVAKKEAAKKEAHKKKNSKTRKHHLSLFWRTVISIESMDIVFSIDSVLAALAMSNNPVVVLVGGMIGILCMRGVAEVIIKLMEIIPELQTMAYVLITIIAVKLLVSLPPLNFKLPDAIFACIVFGTVILTIIFHYVRQNLHGKKMP; this is encoded by the coding sequence ATGCAATTGATTAAACTTTATCAGCCTTTTTTTGACGCTAATAACTGGGCTCATGTCCTAACTAGCGGACAAGATTGGATGATGATTCTGACTCTAATTCTAATGGAGTGTTTGCTATCAGTTGATAATGCGGTAGTTTTAGCCGCACAAACGCAAGTTTTACCAACTAAAGATGAGCAAAGGAAATCATTGGTCTATGGACTTTGGGGTGCTTATCTATTCCGTTTTATTGTAATTGGGATCGGTACTTACCTAATTAATTTCTGGGAAATCAAACTCTTAGGTGGTTTATATTTACTTTATTTAGTTTATAAGTATTTTTATGATGTTCGCCATCCTGCACAAGTTGCTAAGAAAGAAGCAGCAAAAAAAGAAGCCCACAAGAAAAAGAACTCCAAAACAAGAAAGCACCATCTTTCATTATTTTGGAGAACTGTTATTTCAATTGAGTCAATGGATATCGTCTTCTCAATTGATTCTGTTTTAGCAGCTTTAGCAATGTCAAATAATCCAGTTGTCGTCTTAGTTGGCGGAATGATTGGTATTTTATGCATGCGAGGAGTTGCAGAAGTTATTATCAAATTAATGGAAATTATTCCTGAACTTCAAACAATGGCCTATGTTTTAATTACAATTATTGCAGTTAAACTACTTGTTTCATTGCCACCGCTAAACTTTAAATTGCCCGATGCAATCTTTGCCTGCATTGTTTTTGGTACAGTTATTTTAACAATTATTTTTCATTACGTTCGACAAAACTTACATGGCAAAAAAATGCCTTAA